In bacterium, one genomic interval encodes:
- the pabB gene encoding aminodeoxychorismate synthase component I: MSHFTAQSASLSQREFLSHVQQCANQPGFAWLDSAMQLPDRGQLSLLAYHPVLTMGYSGGQLTTETKHGRREVSCSPMEALRLIDTLVNEDELIAVGCISYEGTLEMQEIEAVYSLPCPTFEFRLYESVLEYDHAQQMIRQVGHPANLLDSAREESRTPPKRPATGPTISSALKRSEYLRAVARIKEHIHEGDIYQANFTTRFDVRSPESPFEVYLRLRSLSPAPYAAFLDCGAMQILSSSPERMLLRSGDRITTSPIKGTIAAGDSELETEANRRSLIASEKDRAELLMIVDLERNDLGRIAEVGSVTVDSLFRTEQYRSLIHLVSDISATVGAETSIADVLQALLPGGSITGAPKLRAIEILQQLEPVPRGVYTGCIGYIMSGRADFNIAIRTMVHQNGIYQIHAGGGVVADSSPDAEYEEMLLKATNMFRAVGLTEDKIACLHR; encoded by the coding sequence ATGAGTCACTTTACTGCACAATCCGCTTCCCTCTCTCAGCGGGAATTTCTGAGTCACGTCCAGCAGTGCGCCAATCAGCCCGGGTTTGCCTGGCTTGATTCGGCCATGCAATTGCCGGACCGTGGGCAGCTCTCCTTGCTTGCTTATCATCCGGTCCTTACGATGGGCTATTCGGGCGGACAGTTGACCACAGAGACCAAGCACGGCCGTCGAGAAGTGTCTTGTTCTCCTATGGAGGCACTAAGACTGATCGATACTCTGGTCAATGAAGATGAACTGATAGCTGTCGGCTGTATCTCGTACGAGGGAACGCTGGAGATGCAGGAGATAGAGGCTGTCTATTCCCTTCCCTGCCCGACTTTCGAGTTTCGCCTGTATGAATCGGTTCTTGAGTACGACCATGCCCAGCAAATGATTCGTCAGGTCGGGCATCCAGCAAACTTGCTGGATAGTGCACGAGAAGAGTCTCGCACCCCGCCGAAAAGACCAGCTACTGGGCCGACAATCTCGTCGGCGCTCAAGCGAAGTGAATACTTGCGGGCCGTGGCACGGATCAAGGAGCATATCCACGAGGGTGATATCTATCAGGCGAATTTCACCACCCGCTTTGATGTCCGGTCGCCTGAATCACCGTTCGAAGTATATTTGCGATTGCGCTCGCTCTCCCCTGCTCCTTATGCCGCCTTTCTCGATTGCGGAGCGATGCAGATACTCTCATCTTCTCCCGAACGGATGCTCCTGCGTAGCGGTGACCGGATAACCACCAGTCCGATCAAAGGAACCATTGCCGCCGGAGACTCGGAGTTGGAGACCGAAGCGAATCGGAGAAGCCTGATCGCTTCGGAGAAAGATCGTGCCGAATTGTTGATGATCGTTGACCTGGAGCGAAATGACCTCGGCAGGATCGCCGAAGTCGGTAGCGTGACAGTCGACTCTCTATTTCGTACGGAGCAATATCGATCGCTCATTCACTTGGTCAGCGACATTTCCGCGACAGTCGGAGCTGAGACATCAATTGCAGATGTCCTGCAGGCACTTCTCCCCGGCGGTTCGATCACCGGGGCGCCAAAACTGCGTGCGATTGAGATACTGCAGCAGCTTGAGCCGGTGCCACGCGGAGTATACACCGGGTGCATTGGCTACATCATGAGTGGGCGGGCTGATTTCAATATTGCAATACGGACCATGGTTCACCAAAATGGGATATACCAGATCCATGCCGGGGGCGGTGTTGTGGCCGACAGCTCCCCTGATGCGGAATATGAAGAAATGCTGCTCAAAGCGACCAATATGTTTCGGGCGGTTGGGCTAACCGAGGATAAGATCGCATGTTTACACCGATAG
- a CDS encoding zf-HC2 domain-containing protein produces the protein MRCQKVRSCLSAYCKDELTGREVLAVREHLSTCAACRQEEVMVRGMDTATREMPKVALSGDFNTRLLNRIAEERFAETRTKAYLPQRAPRFAWRTLAPVLSSALVLTVVAIAVLTSPQQVPLIGSEPVAQSDDYQTVQPTNNPNMSPRLKANWSLRSELAQTERMNRLSGMLTSSSSFSNVAAQSSHGWAGHNQYFQEMLKMRPVIRVYQPANSTQVSEARAIY, from the coding sequence ATGCGTTGTCAAAAAGTACGCTCTTGCCTGTCGGCTTACTGTAAAGATGAGCTGACAGGTCGGGAAGTACTCGCCGTGCGAGAACATCTCTCTACCTGTGCCGCTTGCCGACAGGAAGAAGTGATGGTGCGCGGTATGGATACTGCCACGCGCGAGATGCCGAAGGTTGCGTTGTCGGGTGATTTTAATACCCGGCTGTTGAACCGGATCGCTGAAGAGCGATTTGCGGAGACCCGCACCAAAGCATACTTGCCCCAGCGAGCCCCGCGTTTTGCCTGGCGGACGCTTGCGCCGGTTCTGTCAAGCGCCTTGGTGTTGACGGTCGTTGCCATTGCGGTCCTTACCTCCCCTCAGCAAGTACCGTTGATTGGCTCTGAGCCGGTCGCCCAGTCCGATGATTATCAGACTGTCCAACCGACCAACAACCCGAACATGTCGCCAAGACTCAAGGCTAACTGGTCGTTACGCTCTGAATTGGCGCAGACAGAACGGATGAACAGACTTTCCGGTATGCTGACCAGCTCGTCGAGTTTCTCGAATGTCGCCGCGCAATCGTCGCACGGCTGGGCTGGCCACAACCAGTATTTCCAGGAGATGCTGAAGATGCGTCCGGTGATTCGCGTCTATCAGCCGGCTAATTCCACCCAGGTTTCGGAGGCACGGGCCATATACTAA
- a CDS encoding carboxymuconolactone decarboxylase family protein, with translation MLPDAQLEAFRSRTERFAPEKHLVSRWLALFAASLATNDPATIELLLQGGKRHSIERHPFYELILQSYLFLGFPRMLTAAEALDKVYPLSGKPGSLEPLTGNEAASWFVNGMSLCKKVYGENFEPLRTRVEAMAPEVFRWMIMEGYGKVLSRPGLGLVDRELANVAMLIADDREQQLHSHMRGALNVGATPELLRLVIEDLADFADGYATAGKLLIRMKVS, from the coding sequence ATGTTACCAGACGCCCAGTTGGAGGCTTTCCGCAGTCGGACCGAACGGTTTGCTCCCGAAAAACATCTGGTCTCCCGTTGGCTCGCGCTTTTTGCTGCATCCCTTGCCACAAATGATCCAGCAACCATTGAACTCCTGCTTCAAGGGGGGAAGCGACACTCCATTGAACGTCACCCGTTTTATGAGCTCATCCTGCAGTCGTATCTCTTTCTTGGCTTTCCACGAATGTTGACCGCCGCTGAGGCGCTGGATAAGGTCTACCCATTGTCGGGTAAGCCAGGCTCCCTCGAACCGCTGACCGGAAACGAGGCCGCAAGCTGGTTCGTCAACGGTATGTCTCTGTGTAAAAAGGTATATGGAGAGAATTTCGAGCCATTGCGCACCCGAGTCGAGGCAATGGCCCCCGAAGTCTTTCGCTGGATGATCATGGAAGGATACGGCAAAGTCCTGTCTCGCCCCGGACTTGGGCTGGTTGATCGTGAACTGGCCAATGTGGCTATGTTGATTGCCGATGACCGGGAGCAACAGCTCCATTCGCATATGCGGGGCGCTCTCAATGTCGGAGCCACTCCTGAGTTGCTGCGGCTGGTGATCGAGGACCTGGCGGATTTCGCCGACGGATATGCGACGGCCGGGAAGTTGTTGATTCGAATGAAGGTGAGTTGA
- a CDS encoding PDZ domain-containing protein yields MLTCYLNTARILTFAVIWAVLSPTHSEAAERPLTSLESGMNDLVYSLSRSIVTVENYRPGSSSVYGGNDLMENLVSSGVICDTFGHVLVSASSVVQHERLFINYENHRYPATLIAVDYLTDLALLLPSQPIGTPAKMCDRRVCAGQMVVAMGHAFGLRATPTIGFCAGLRPDGNLQFSASVSPSAVGGGVFDLQGRLLGIVVGSMGQTPDVTVAVPAYQLNSTISHLLVHGDRQAGYIGVSTADIEITPGIELDASISSVASASQSGFGNLIDKGVVITYISPSSPAERAGLIRGDLIVGFRGQRITTAADLAKIVRLAKPGAIAEINYIRSNQVLTARVQIGQKTLSGPTAETEEWNPYEPTPDSLAKVLQYLKQEISRLEQRLRRAR; encoded by the coding sequence ATGCTAACGTGTTACCTTAATACCGCCCGGATACTGACGTTTGCCGTCATCTGGGCGGTTCTTTCTCCCACTCATTCTGAAGCCGCTGAACGACCGCTGACATCTCTCGAAAGCGGCATGAATGACTTGGTTTATAGTCTCTCCCGGTCAATTGTCACTGTTGAGAATTACCGACCGGGGAGTTCCTCAGTGTATGGCGGGAACGACCTGATGGAGAACCTTGTCTCGTCAGGAGTGATTTGCGATACCTTCGGTCATGTTCTGGTCTCCGCTTCATCCGTCGTGCAGCATGAGCGGCTTTTCATCAATTACGAGAATCATCGTTATCCAGCTACACTGATAGCTGTGGACTACCTGACCGATTTGGCTCTTTTATTGCCCAGTCAGCCGATTGGTACTCCGGCCAAAATGTGTGATCGACGCGTCTGCGCCGGCCAAATGGTCGTGGCGATGGGGCATGCGTTCGGTCTTCGTGCCACTCCGACGATCGGCTTTTGTGCCGGCTTGCGTCCAGATGGAAATCTCCAATTCTCCGCCTCAGTGAGCCCGTCGGCAGTGGGTGGAGGAGTTTTTGACCTACAAGGGAGACTACTTGGGATAGTCGTTGGTTCGATGGGCCAGACCCCGGATGTCACCGTCGCCGTTCCTGCCTACCAGCTCAATAGTACGATCAGCCATTTGTTGGTTCATGGTGACCGTCAGGCCGGTTACATCGGCGTGTCGACCGCCGATATCGAGATCACTCCCGGGATAGAACTCGATGCGTCAATTTCATCAGTTGCCTCCGCGTCTCAGAGCGGATTTGGCAACCTGATCGACAAGGGGGTCGTGATCACCTACATCTCACCAAGTTCACCTGCTGAGCGGGCCGGGCTGATCCGTGGCGACCTGATTGTCGGATTCCGCGGACAACGGATCACCACAGCGGCTGACCTTGCCAAAATCGTCCGATTGGCCAAGCCTGGGGCAATTGCCGAAATCAATTATATCCGCTCCAATCAGGTCCTCACCGCTCGCGTCCAGATCGGACAAAAAACACTCAGTGGCCCTACGGCGGAAACTGAGGAATGGAACCCGTACGAGCCGACCCCGGATTCTCTGGCCAAAGTGCTTCAGTATTTGAAACAGGAAATCTCCCGCCTCGAGCAACGATTACGTCGCGCCCGCTAA
- a CDS encoding DUF401 family protein, producing the protein MFDIAVTTCFLGPMELAKLLAILALIVFALRKKLSVGLTLFIAGLLAAILYQVPVSALLDGYWELIKSERFLSLTAVIILITTLGSLLAELGYLHRLAEACRLLPGGNRTAVAVLPFLIGLMPMPGGALLSAPLVGNVLQEKRYSPEFKTVTNYWFRHMVEFFWPVYPGIILTEAITGMPMFQVAMMQLPMTIMMAVIGGLFYSRHIEIGTEHQVSSGLAVKGILSSLWPIAGAIAVYAVFKVNMAWAVLAAMLALIIATRPSTKILWPSLKHGLSYKLVFLVFGILSFQTVLELSGAISQITLLAQQYHFPPALLIFLICFIIGLLTGMVAAYVGMGYALLAGFLYQPVIIPGNIQLAYLAGYVGMLLAPTHLCLVLTNEYFKSNLMSVYKLVIVPLLILAVLGFLLSQSAWPTLFAIN; encoded by the coding sequence GTGTTTGACATTGCCGTCACAACCTGCTTTCTTGGCCCGATGGAACTCGCCAAACTGCTTGCGATACTTGCCTTGATCGTCTTTGCACTTCGCAAAAAACTGTCGGTTGGATTGACCTTGTTCATCGCCGGGCTGTTAGCGGCTATCCTGTATCAGGTTCCGGTTTCGGCGCTGTTGGACGGCTACTGGGAATTGATCAAGTCCGAGCGATTTCTTTCTCTCACTGCGGTCATTATCCTGATCACTACGCTTGGTTCGTTGTTGGCGGAGTTGGGGTACCTGCACCGCCTTGCCGAGGCCTGCCGTCTCCTGCCGGGCGGAAATCGAACAGCCGTTGCGGTTCTCCCTTTCTTGATCGGTTTAATGCCGATGCCAGGTGGAGCTCTCCTTTCCGCGCCCTTGGTCGGCAATGTTCTTCAGGAGAAGCGATACTCGCCTGAATTCAAGACGGTCACCAATTACTGGTTCCGCCATATGGTCGAGTTTTTCTGGCCGGTTTATCCCGGGATCATACTTACCGAAGCAATCACCGGGATGCCGATGTTCCAGGTGGCGATGATGCAACTGCCTATGACGATCATGATGGCAGTCATCGGGGGGCTGTTTTACTCGCGCCACATCGAAATCGGCACTGAACATCAGGTGAGCAGTGGGCTGGCGGTGAAAGGTATACTGAGTTCGCTCTGGCCGATCGCCGGTGCGATAGCCGTCTATGCCGTTTTCAAGGTCAATATGGCCTGGGCGGTTCTGGCCGCCATGCTTGCGCTCATTATTGCCACCCGGCCATCTACCAAGATTCTCTGGCCATCGCTGAAGCATGGGCTTTCGTACAAACTCGTATTCCTCGTGTTTGGCATTCTCTCGTTCCAAACTGTGCTAGAGCTTTCCGGTGCAATTTCGCAGATCACGTTGCTGGCACAGCAGTATCATTTCCCTCCAGCGCTGTTGATTTTCCTGATCTGCTTTATCATTGGGTTGCTGACTGGAATGGTGGCAGCCTATGTCGGGATGGGGTATGCCCTTCTGGCAGGCTTCCTGTACCAACCCGTCATTATCCCCGGAAACATTCAGTTGGCCTACCTGGCCGGTTATGTCGGGATGTTACTGGCCCCAACCCACCTTTGCTTGGTACTGACCAATGAGTACTTTAAGAGTAACCTGATGTCTGTCTATAAGTTAGTCATTGTGCCGCTACTCATTTTGGCTGTACTTGGGTTTCTCTTGAGTCAATCGGCCTGGCCCACCCTGTTTGCAATTAACTGA
- a CDS encoding translocation/assembly module TamB domain-containing protein: MRLWLKILLLSIAGILLLGAGVAYYLFEMHGLERIVTARLNKLMPSSLPFQVSIGDIDGSLLDDLTIRELRVRFDDSLGGQEIFYTENLSASYSWRNLIDNRINFSSVRLDSTRITLVQDSVGRFGLPTRPGPKATDSAGAIPEFVIDKLSIENLAVTVFKPNDTLQFFDINLHASIASADQTVALEITQANINSNQSRYLLSSLTGQITYSHQLVAFRDLTISRDSTHIKLNGAGGIRQKAGHITFNADNLDLRDIGPWTGAKLNGMLDLYGSITFSDSMLNGTLGMGGRFMIADINNLFMNFHFHLPQKHLVFDTVYGLILDRCAVDGSGEIIFSPKPETYRLDLAIEHFNLESLIKGTLPSDLNADIHMEGSSFKSETMLLSVTGDFYDSYFADYPIQVASGKVDITTKKVTFPEPFAIEYYGNRFEVTGDVEYSKDLSLLVNADLPNLEAYQGKLFIKELAGRAHGEASLSGSTKDPDLQAFITSDSAWIYDIFTDSLELGVNVSKIFSEQSGQVIATALNGALYDIPFDTLFTYLQLHQQVVDVDTVFFYSPDFRAMAHGYLHHRETPQKVYVDSVTLLFRDQRLYNRGQIELAVDDRGLNIERGAIASGGSMAMALGRYDYDGDLNLALSVNDIPLRAWASLFRPDFPLDGRASLQGKLGGSLRAPLFELTGEVDSVAWKDLHLGDLRMTASYRERTLTIDSSLLTSDTGIYRAHGNFNVDLDLTADSIQILDRPFDLTINATDHRFDLVEAFLPSVEYLGGDMRADVRLYGTPNAPHLEGAVTLANARLKYYDLVDTVFADSAEFRMRDNQIMVDQIEAYVKDKRAPSGKSIATIEGDLTFKQLNNIIWNIDVSLPRAFPVYYELDDIHAVVEGDLSVQGESPPEVTGDLTILSARYRANFAEAEEGSPIMAVLAGDQAWNLNINVEVPSNFWIENDDIDAEFAGFLNIIRERGEYRFIGEMEILRGQAPLFDRSWTIQSGSRAIYDNVAEPNPTLDVTACTIIRGIATDDEPRKDEELCVVVTGTLEEPQLAVSGDAGFSREDLLPLLVTNSATSDANGSSFTGLEQRLTGLLGTQVSQIGSRQLSRLGVETFEIDPLYSGKFDPLKSRVTLGFYTTPSLYVYGRSSLSGATGRELGFEYRLNKSFLVEGRRDEEDLYHLNLKLHWEFK; the protein is encoded by the coding sequence ATGCGTCTCTGGCTGAAAATACTGCTTCTCAGTATCGCCGGCATTCTGTTGCTCGGCGCCGGGGTTGCCTATTATCTGTTTGAGATGCATGGATTGGAACGGATCGTCACAGCGCGCCTGAACAAGTTAATGCCGTCATCGCTCCCGTTTCAGGTAAGTATCGGCGATATCGACGGTAGCTTGTTGGATGACCTGACTATCCGCGAACTGCGTGTCCGTTTCGATGATTCACTCGGCGGCCAGGAGATATTTTATACCGAAAATCTCAGCGCCAGCTATTCGTGGCGAAATCTGATCGATAACCGAATCAACTTCTCATCCGTACGACTTGATTCGACTCGCATAACACTGGTGCAGGATTCGGTCGGCCGATTTGGCCTGCCGACCCGCCCCGGACCAAAAGCGACCGACTCTGCCGGCGCGATCCCGGAGTTCGTGATCGACAAGCTTTCAATCGAAAATCTGGCGGTAACAGTGTTCAAGCCGAATGACACGCTCCAGTTTTTCGACATCAACCTTCACGCATCCATCGCCAGCGCCGACCAGACGGTGGCCCTCGAGATCACGCAGGCAAATATCAATTCGAATCAGTCGCGCTACCTGCTGTCGTCACTCACCGGCCAGATAACCTACTCGCATCAGTTAGTGGCATTCCGAGATCTGACGATCAGCCGTGACAGTACGCACATAAAACTGAATGGGGCAGGGGGGATCCGTCAAAAGGCAGGGCATATTACCTTCAACGCCGACAACCTCGATCTCCGAGATATCGGGCCCTGGACCGGCGCCAAACTAAATGGCATGCTGGATCTCTACGGTTCCATCACGTTCAGCGATTCGATGTTGAACGGTACGCTTGGGATGGGTGGACGGTTCATGATCGCCGACATCAACAATCTCTTCATGAATTTTCACTTCCACCTCCCGCAGAAGCATTTGGTCTTTGACACAGTGTACGGTCTGATTCTGGATAGATGCGCAGTGGATGGCTCCGGTGAGATTATTTTCAGTCCAAAGCCGGAAACGTATCGGCTTGATCTCGCGATTGAACATTTCAACCTTGAGTCGCTTATCAAGGGAACACTCCCTTCCGATCTCAATGCGGATATTCACATGGAGGGGAGTTCCTTCAAGAGCGAGACCATGTTGCTATCTGTCACCGGCGACTTCTATGATAGCTACTTTGCCGATTATCCGATTCAGGTTGCCAGCGGCAAGGTGGATATTACGACGAAGAAAGTCACTTTCCCCGAACCATTTGCGATCGAATATTACGGAAATCGGTTTGAGGTCACCGGCGATGTCGAGTACAGCAAGGACCTCAGCCTTCTGGTAAACGCTGACCTTCCGAATCTGGAGGCGTATCAGGGGAAGCTCTTTATCAAGGAATTGGCCGGTCGGGCGCATGGCGAAGCATCGCTCTCCGGCTCAACAAAAGACCCTGATCTTCAAGCGTTCATCACTTCTGACTCAGCCTGGATCTACGACATATTCACCGACAGTCTCGAATTGGGAGTGAATGTCAGCAAGATCTTCTCCGAGCAGAGCGGGCAGGTGATCGCGACCGCACTCAATGGAGCACTCTACGACATTCCGTTCGACACCCTGTTCACCTATCTGCAACTGCACCAGCAGGTAGTTGATGTCGATACGGTATTTTTCTATTCACCCGACTTTCGGGCTATGGCTCATGGATATTTGCATCACCGTGAGACGCCTCAAAAAGTGTATGTCGACTCCGTTACCCTGTTATTCCGAGATCAGCGGCTCTACAACAGGGGCCAGATCGAACTGGCCGTTGATGATCGTGGGCTGAATATCGAGCGCGGGGCCATTGCCAGCGGCGGCTCAATGGCCATGGCACTTGGACGGTACGACTACGACGGTGATCTGAATTTGGCGCTTTCGGTCAACGACATTCCTCTCCGTGCATGGGCCAGTCTCTTTCGGCCGGATTTCCCTCTCGATGGCCGAGCTTCGCTTCAAGGGAAACTGGGGGGATCGCTTCGCGCACCTCTCTTTGAATTGACTGGCGAAGTTGACTCGGTTGCATGGAAGGACCTTCATCTTGGCGACCTTCGTATGACCGCTTCGTACCGAGAAAGGACCCTGACAATAGACAGCAGTCTGCTGACCTCGGACACAGGCATCTATCGCGCGCATGGCAACTTTAATGTCGATCTTGATCTGACCGCTGACTCGATACAGATACTGGATCGCCCATTTGATCTGACGATCAATGCCACCGATCATCGCTTTGATCTGGTGGAAGCGTTTCTCCCCTCGGTCGAATATCTGGGCGGGGATATGCGTGCTGATGTTCGCCTGTATGGCACTCCCAATGCGCCCCATCTCGAAGGAGCTGTGACACTCGCCAATGCCAGGCTGAAGTACTACGATCTGGTGGATACCGTATTTGCTGACTCCGCGGAGTTTCGGATGCGGGATAACCAGATAATGGTCGACCAGATCGAAGCCTATGTCAAAGACAAACGTGCCCCCAGCGGCAAAAGTATCGCGACAATCGAAGGTGACCTTACTTTCAAGCAACTCAATAATATCATCTGGAATATAGATGTCTCGTTACCTCGGGCCTTCCCGGTTTACTACGAGTTGGATGATATTCACGCGGTTGTCGAGGGTGACCTTTCTGTACAGGGAGAGTCTCCGCCCGAGGTCACAGGAGACCTGACCATTCTTTCTGCTCGCTATCGGGCGAATTTCGCCGAGGCTGAAGAAGGTTCACCGATCATGGCCGTGCTGGCCGGCGATCAGGCCTGGAATCTCAATATCAATGTGGAGGTCCCCTCCAACTTCTGGATTGAAAACGACGATATTGATGCCGAGTTCGCTGGTTTCCTCAACATCATACGCGAACGGGGAGAGTATCGGTTCATCGGCGAAATGGAGATTCTGCGTGGCCAGGCGCCGCTTTTCGACCGGAGTTGGACCATCCAGTCCGGTTCACGAGCCATTTATGACAACGTCGCCGAACCGAACCCGACACTCGATGTCACCGCCTGTACGATTATTCGTGGGATCGCGACTGACGACGAACCCCGCAAAGATGAAGAGCTCTGTGTCGTTGTCACCGGCACACTTGAAGAACCACAACTGGCAGTCTCCGGAGATGCCGGTTTCAGCCGTGAAGACCTGTTACCTCTGCTGGTGACTAATTCGGCAACCTCAGATGCTAACGGGAGTTCTTTTACTGGTTTGGAACAGCGACTGACGGGCCTGCTCGGGACGCAGGTGTCGCAGATAGGATCGCGTCAATTGAGTCGGCTGGGCGTAGAAACGTTTGAGATCGATCCGCTCTATTCAGGGAAGTTCGACCCGCTTAAGTCGCGGGTAACACTTGGATTCTATACAACGCCTAGTTTATATGTGTACGGACGGTCATCCCTTTCGGGGGCGACTGGACGGGAACTAGGCTTCGAGTACCGTCTGAACAAATCATTCCTGGTGGAAGGGCGCCGCGACGAGGAAGACCTCTACCATCTCAACCTGAAACTTCACTGGGAGTTTAAATAG
- a CDS encoding sigma-70 family RNA polymerase sigma factor, with protein MAKETEKDIDFALMRSIQKGDMVAFNTMVDRYKDRLMNVISRMLSSAEEAEDIVQETFVRVYQHRQSFNFQHCFSTWIYTICLNLARNELRKRKKFKFYEITDMQGHEAEFAVEAKIPSRLPQAIDAAIKELPEKYRTAFMLRDVQEMPYEEVAEVLGVPLGTVKSRVNRARLILRDKLQPRLEEYNALSKSTLLPVGLL; from the coding sequence ATGGCCAAAGAGACCGAAAAGGACATTGACTTCGCGTTAATGCGCTCGATCCAAAAGGGTGACATGGTAGCATTTAATACCATGGTCGACCGATACAAGGATCGGCTCATGAATGTGATAAGCCGAATGTTGTCGTCGGCTGAGGAGGCGGAAGACATAGTCCAGGAGACCTTTGTCCGAGTGTATCAACATCGGCAATCGTTTAATTTCCAGCACTGTTTTTCAACCTGGATCTATACCATCTGCCTGAATCTTGCGAGAAACGAACTTCGCAAACGGAAGAAATTCAAATTTTACGAGATCACGGATATGCAGGGGCACGAAGCGGAATTTGCGGTCGAAGCCAAGATCCCGAGCCGTCTGCCCCAGGCGATCGATGCCGCCATCAAGGAATTGCCTGAAAAGTATCGTACCGCTTTCATGCTGCGCGATGTTCAGGAGATGCCTTACGAAGAAGTTGCCGAAGTACTCGGTGTGCCGCTGGGGACAGTCAAGTCCCGCGTCAACCGGGCGCGTCTGATTCTGCGTGACAAGCTACAGCCAAGACTGGAGGAATATAATGCGTTGTCAAAAAGTACGCTCTTGCCTGTCGGCTTACTGTAA